In Kineococcus sp. NBC_00420, a single genomic region encodes these proteins:
- a CDS encoding DUF1801 domain-containing protein — protein sequence MSDESPTAKIDELVTRSAGWRGDVLAQARAAILDVDPGIVEEWKYMGAPVWSLGGTLVVGNVFTEKVKLGFLWGASLPDPDGLFNGELGGNQRRSVEFSEGDEVRVEPLKALVRAAIEHNAAKAGKKR from the coding sequence GTGAGCGACGAGTCCCCCACCGCGAAGATCGACGAGCTCGTCACCAGGAGCGCCGGCTGGCGCGGGGACGTGCTGGCGCAGGCCCGCGCCGCGATCCTCGACGTCGACCCCGGCATCGTCGAGGAGTGGAAGTACATGGGCGCCCCGGTGTGGTCGCTGGGTGGGACCCTCGTCGTCGGGAACGTCTTCACGGAGAAGGTGAAGCTGGGTTTCCTCTGGGGCGCCTCGCTCCCCGACCCCGACGGGTTGTTCAACGGTGAACTCGGCGGCAACCAGCGCCGCAGCGTGGAGTTCTCCGAGGGCGACGAGGTGCGCGTGGAACCCCTGAAGGCCTTGGTGCGCGCCGCGATCGAGCACAACGCGGCCAAGGCCGGGAAGAAGCGCTGA
- a CDS encoding potassium channel family protein, whose amino-acid sequence MHFVIMGCGRVGSSLALTVEQRGHSVAVIDQNADAFRRLGPTFAGRRVTGVGFDHDTLVEAGIHEAGAFAAVSSGDNSNILAARVAREKFDVDNVVARIYDPGRAEIYQRLGIPTIATVRWTADQVLRRLVPQGALSEFRDPSGRVVLIETPVHEDWTGKPLSALEAAAGVRVAYVTRLGQGVVPTRGMAYQDGDIVHVVVADERQPQATAVLAAAPEEGS is encoded by the coding sequence GTGCACTTCGTGATCATGGGCTGTGGCCGGGTGGGGTCGAGCTTGGCCCTCACCGTCGAGCAGCGGGGCCACAGCGTCGCGGTCATCGACCAGAACGCCGACGCCTTCCGCCGACTGGGCCCGACCTTCGCCGGGCGCAGGGTGACCGGCGTCGGCTTCGACCACGACACCCTGGTCGAGGCCGGCATCCACGAGGCCGGCGCCTTCGCCGCGGTGTCCTCGGGGGACAACTCCAACATCCTCGCCGCGCGTGTCGCCCGCGAGAAGTTCGACGTCGACAACGTCGTCGCCCGCATCTACGACCCGGGCCGCGCCGAGATCTACCAGCGTCTCGGCATCCCCACCATCGCCACCGTCCGCTGGACGGCGGACCAGGTCCTGCGCCGGCTCGTGCCCCAGGGGGCGCTGAGCGAGTTCCGCGACCCCTCGGGTCGCGTCGTGCTCATCGAGACGCCCGTGCACGAGGACTGGACCGGGAAGCCGCTCTCGGCCCTGGAGGCTGCGGCCGGGGTGCGCGTCGCCTACGTGACGCGGCTGGGCCAGGGGGTCGTCCCGACCCGCGGCATGGCCTACCAGGACGGCGACATCGTCCACGTGGTCGTCGCCGACGAACGACAGCCGCAGGCGACCGCCGTGCTCGCCGCGGCACCGGAGGAGGGTTCCTGA
- a CDS encoding OB-fold nucleic acid binding domain-containing protein translates to MGAVPKSSVLSAPLWRRALARFTASESDLAAEEAQEETVRQGGTPCGQIPDRTKACVCGTLRSVTLRPRGGVPALEAELFDGSGSVSLVWLGRRRIAGVEPGRRVKARGLVACDDGQRVIFNPVYELLCSEKA, encoded by the coding sequence GTGGGTGCCGTGCCGAAGTCCTCAGTGCTGAGTGCGCCGCTCTGGCGGCGTGCGCTCGCGCGTTTCACCGCTTCCGAGTCCGACCTGGCCGCCGAGGAGGCGCAGGAGGAGACCGTCCGTCAGGGTGGGACTCCGTGCGGGCAGATCCCCGACCGCACCAAGGCCTGCGTGTGCGGGACCCTGCGGTCGGTGACGTTGCGGCCCCGCGGTGGCGTGCCGGCACTGGAGGCGGAGCTGTTCGACGGTTCCGGCTCGGTGTCGCTGGTCTGGCTCGGCCGCCGCAGGATCGCCGGGGTCGAGCCCGGGCGCCGGGTGAAGGCGAGGGGTCTCGTCGCGTGCGACGACGGCCAGCGGGTGATCTTCAACCCCGTCTACGAGCTGCTCTGCTCCGAGAAGGCGTGA
- a CDS encoding APC family permease codes for MPSVTDAIKRVLVGRPFRSERLSETLLPKRIALPVFASDALSSVAYAPDEIFLTLSIAGIAAYAFSPWIAAAVVLVMVVVVASYRQNVHAYPSGGGDYEVATVNLGPNAGLTVGSALLVDYVLTVAVSISSGAQYAAAAIPALRGHEALFAVVLVLLLMTANLRGLRESGAAFAIPTYIFMFSILGMAIWGFARLLFGDLPDAPSAQLDLTAEHHISGGLTSVAGAFLVLRAFSSGAAALTGVEAISNGVPAFEKPKSKNAATTLLLLGLTSVTMLVSIIALARLTGIRFAEDPATQLLRNGVPVGGSYVQDPVIGQLAATVFDHFPVAFYLVTAATGVILVLAANTAFNGFPVLASILARDGFLPKQLHTRGDRLAFSNGIIALALTAIVLVVAFDAEVTRLIQLYIVGVFVSFTMSQTGMIRHWTRHLKSETDPAKRSSMKRSRVINSIGLGLTGLVLIIVLLTKFTQGAWIAILAMVIVFVNMKLIRRHYTSVSRELEIGPDSKPKALPTGVRSVVLVSKIHKPTLRALAFARAAKPTELQAVTVAVEPEESAALQKRWEEMGIPIPLTVLDSPYREITRPVVDHVKALRQRYPRDLVVVYVPEYVVGHWWETLLHNQSALRLRARLRYQPGVMVASVPWQLSSSEGLEDRVERAAPGVVRRGTFGPAPSEEIE; via the coding sequence GTGCCCTCTGTGACGGACGCGATCAAGCGCGTACTGGTGGGGCGGCCGTTCCGCAGCGAACGACTGTCCGAGACCCTGCTCCCCAAACGCATCGCCTTGCCCGTGTTCGCCTCCGACGCCCTCAGCTCGGTCGCCTACGCACCGGACGAGATCTTCCTGACCCTCTCGATCGCGGGGATCGCGGCCTACGCGTTCTCACCGTGGATCGCGGCGGCCGTCGTGCTGGTCATGGTGGTGGTCGTCGCCTCCTACCGCCAGAACGTCCACGCCTACCCCTCCGGGGGAGGCGACTACGAGGTCGCGACCGTCAACCTCGGCCCCAACGCCGGCCTGACGGTCGGCAGCGCGCTCCTGGTGGACTACGTCCTCACGGTGGCGGTCTCGATCTCCTCGGGCGCGCAGTACGCCGCCGCCGCGATCCCCGCTCTGCGCGGGCACGAGGCGCTCTTCGCGGTCGTGCTGGTGCTGCTGCTGATGACGGCCAACCTGCGCGGACTGCGTGAGAGTGGCGCCGCCTTCGCGATCCCGACCTACATCTTCATGTTCTCGATCCTCGGGATGGCGATCTGGGGCTTCGCCCGGCTGCTGTTCGGGGACCTGCCCGACGCGCCGAGCGCCCAGCTGGACCTGACCGCCGAGCACCACATCTCCGGGGGCCTGACCAGCGTCGCGGGGGCGTTCCTCGTCCTGCGGGCGTTCTCGTCCGGGGCGGCCGCCCTCACCGGGGTGGAGGCCATCAGCAACGGTGTCCCCGCCTTCGAGAAGCCCAAGAGCAAGAACGCGGCGACGACGCTCCTGCTCCTCGGCCTGACCAGCGTCACGATGCTCGTCAGCATCATCGCGCTGGCCCGGCTGACGGGGATCCGCTTCGCGGAGGACCCCGCCACCCAACTGCTGCGCAACGGCGTCCCCGTGGGGGGCTCCTACGTCCAGGACCCGGTGATCGGGCAGCTCGCGGCGACGGTCTTCGACCACTTCCCGGTCGCGTTCTACCTGGTGACGGCCGCGACCGGCGTGATCCTGGTGCTGGCCGCGAACACCGCCTTCAACGGGTTCCCGGTCCTCGCCTCGATCCTGGCCCGCGACGGTTTCCTGCCCAAGCAGCTGCACACCCGCGGCGACCGGCTCGCGTTCTCCAACGGGATCATCGCTCTCGCGCTCACCGCGATCGTGCTCGTCGTGGCCTTCGACGCCGAGGTCACGCGGCTGATCCAGCTCTACATCGTCGGGGTGTTCGTCTCCTTCACGATGAGCCAGACCGGCATGATCCGGCACTGGACCCGGCACCTGAAGTCGGAGACCGACCCGGCGAAGCGTTCCTCGATGAAGCGTTCGCGCGTCATCAACAGCATCGGCCTCGGGCTGACCGGTCTCGTCCTGATCATCGTGCTGCTGACGAAGTTCACCCAGGGCGCCTGGATCGCGATCCTCGCCATGGTGATCGTGTTCGTGAACATGAAGCTCATCCGTCGCCACTACACCTCGGTGAGCCGGGAGCTCGAGATCGGCCCGGACTCCAAGCCGAAGGCGCTGCCGACGGGGGTGCGCAGCGTCGTGCTCGTGTCGAAGATCCACAAGCCGACGCTGCGGGCGCTGGCCTTCGCCCGGGCCGCCAAACCCACGGAGCTGCAGGCCGTGACGGTGGCCGTCGAACCGGAGGAGAGCGCGGCGCTGCAGAAGCGGTGGGAGGAGATGGGGATCCCGATCCCGCTGACCGTGCTGGACTCCCCGTACCGCGAGATCACCCGGCCCGTCGTCGACCACGTCAAGGCGCTGCGCCAGCGGTACCCGCGCGACCTCGTCGTCGTCTACGTGCCCGAGTACGTCGTGGGCCACTGGTGGGAGACGTTGCTGCACAACCAGTCGGCGTTGCGCCTGCGCGCCCGGTTGCGCTACCAGCCCGGGGTGATGGTCGCCAGCGTCCCGTGGCAGCTCAGCAGTTCCGAGGGCTTGGAGGACCGCGTCGAACGTGCCGCCCCCGGGGTCGTGCGGCGGGGAACCTTCGGTCCCGCCCCCAGCGAGGAGATCGAATGA
- a CDS encoding potassium channel family protein, which produces MRVVIAGAGIVGRSIARELLGNGHRVLLIDRSPTAMKITSVPDAQWLLADACEIASLDEAELADCDVVVAATGDDKANLVVSLLAKTEYGVPRTVARVNNPKNEWLFDEAWGVDVAVSTPRLMTALVEEAVSVGELVRLFTFQQGRSSMSEYTLEEHSPVLGRTVGEVVFPEDTVLVAIVRSERPLPPTPDDVLEAGDHLLFLSVPDAEAALRTMLGTP; this is translated from the coding sequence ATGCGCGTCGTCATCGCCGGCGCCGGGATCGTCGGCCGGTCCATCGCCCGAGAACTGCTCGGCAACGGTCACCGGGTGCTGCTCATCGACCGCAGCCCCACGGCCATGAAGATCACCAGCGTCCCCGACGCGCAGTGGCTGCTCGCCGACGCCTGCGAGATCGCCAGCCTCGACGAGGCCGAACTCGCCGACTGCGACGTCGTCGTCGCCGCGACCGGCGACGACAAGGCGAACCTCGTGGTGTCGCTGCTGGCCAAGACGGAGTACGGCGTCCCGCGCACGGTCGCCCGGGTGAACAACCCCAAGAACGAGTGGCTCTTCGACGAGGCGTGGGGCGTCGACGTCGCGGTGTCCACACCGCGCCTCATGACCGCCCTGGTCGAGGAGGCCGTGAGCGTCGGCGAACTCGTCCGGCTCTTCACCTTCCAGCAGGGCCGCTCCTCGATGTCGGAGTACACCCTCGAGGAGCACAGCCCTGTCCTCGGGCGCACCGTCGGCGAGGTCGTCTTCCCCGAGGACACCGTTCTCGTGGCGATCGTCCGCTCCGAGCGCCCGCTGCCGCCCACCCCGGACGACGTGCTCGAGGCCGGCGACCACCTGCTCTTCCTCTCCGTGCCCGACGCCGAGGCGGCGCTGCGGACCATGTTGGGAACCCCGTGA
- a CDS encoding aconitate hydratase, producing the protein MSSHNSFEAKATLTAAGTDYTIFRLDAVEGSAKLPFSLKVLLENLLRTEDGANITADHIRALAGWDPSAQPDTEIQFTPARVIMQDFTGVPCIVDLATMREAVAALGGDPTKVNPLAPAELVIDHSVIADVFGRPDAFERNVEIEYGRNRERYQFLRWGQTAFDDFKVVPPGTGIVHQVNIEHLARVVFPRQVDGELQAYPDTLVGTDSHTTMVNGLGVLGWGVGGIEAEAAMLGQPVSMLIPRVVGFKLSGSIPAGATATDVVLTITEMLRKHGVVGKFVEFYGQGVASVPLANRATIGNMSPEFGSTAAIFPIDDVTLDYLRLTGRSDGQVALVEAYAKEQGLWHDPSTEPVFSEYLELDLSTVVPSIAGPKRPQDRIVLAEAKEAFRAALGDYVDDEVPGVNSASSARSDTVDAVVGSSQDEASAESFPASDAPSASASDERDEPAEPGHATGRPSKRVAITMDDGTETEIDHGAVAIASITSCTNTSNPSVMIAAALLAKNAVERGLSVKPWVKTSLAPGSKVVTDYYDKSGLTPYLEKLGFHLVGYGCVTCIGNSGPLPEAVSAAVQENDLAVTAVLSGNRNFEGRINPDIKMNYLASPPLVIAYALAGTMDWDIDHDPIGTDESGTEVFLKDIWPDAAEVERVIGEAISKDMFVKDYADVFAGDERWQGLPTPEGNTFDWDAESTYVRKPPYFEGMQAQPSPVTDIAGAKVLALLGDSVTTDHISPAGSIKPDSPAGAYLSDHGVQRQDFNSYGSRRGNHEVMIRGTFANIRLKNLLLDNVSGGFTRDFTQGGAQAAIYDAAQNYAAQGIPLVVLGGKEYGSGSSRDWAAKGTALLGVKAVITESFERIHRSNLIGMGVIPLQFPQGQTAASLGLDGTESFDIAGITELNEGRTPKTVKVTATKTDGGTVEFDAVVRIDTPGEADYYRNGGILQYVLRSLTNA; encoded by the coding sequence GTGAGCAGCCACAACAGCTTCGAAGCCAAGGCTACCCTAACAGCCGCTGGAACGGATTACACGATCTTCCGTCTGGACGCGGTGGAGGGTTCGGCGAAGCTGCCGTTCAGCCTCAAGGTCCTGCTGGAGAACCTCCTGCGCACCGAGGACGGCGCGAACATCACCGCCGACCACATCCGGGCGCTCGCCGGCTGGGACCCGTCCGCGCAACCCGACACCGAGATCCAGTTCACGCCGGCGCGCGTGATCATGCAGGACTTCACCGGTGTTCCCTGCATCGTCGACCTCGCCACCATGCGCGAGGCCGTCGCCGCCCTCGGTGGCGACCCGACCAAGGTGAACCCGCTGGCCCCGGCCGAACTCGTCATCGACCACTCCGTCATCGCCGACGTGTTCGGTCGCCCCGACGCCTTCGAGCGCAACGTCGAGATCGAGTACGGCCGCAACCGCGAGCGCTACCAGTTCCTGCGCTGGGGCCAGACCGCCTTCGACGACTTCAAGGTCGTCCCGCCGGGCACCGGCATCGTGCACCAGGTCAACATCGAGCACCTGGCCCGCGTGGTGTTCCCGCGCCAGGTCGACGGTGAGCTGCAGGCCTACCCCGACACCCTCGTCGGCACCGACTCCCACACCACGATGGTCAACGGCCTCGGGGTGCTGGGCTGGGGCGTCGGCGGCATCGAGGCCGAGGCGGCCATGCTCGGCCAGCCCGTCTCGATGCTCATCCCGCGCGTCGTGGGTTTCAAGCTGTCGGGTTCCATCCCGGCGGGCGCGACCGCGACGGACGTCGTGCTGACCATCACCGAGATGCTGCGCAAGCACGGCGTCGTCGGGAAGTTCGTCGAGTTCTACGGCCAGGGCGTGGCCTCGGTCCCGCTCGCGAACCGCGCGACCATCGGCAACATGAGCCCCGAGTTCGGTTCCACCGCAGCGATCTTCCCGATCGACGACGTGACCCTGGACTACCTGCGCCTCACCGGCCGCAGCGACGGCCAGGTCGCCCTGGTCGAGGCCTACGCCAAGGAGCAGGGCCTCTGGCACGACCCGAGCACCGAACCCGTGTTCTCGGAGTACCTCGAACTCGACCTCTCCACCGTCGTCCCGAGCATCGCCGGACCGAAGCGCCCGCAGGACCGCATCGTGCTGGCCGAGGCGAAGGAGGCCTTCCGCGCGGCGCTCGGCGACTACGTCGACGACGAGGTCCCCGGCGTGAACAGCGCCTCCAGCGCCCGGAGCGACACCGTCGACGCGGTGGTGGGCTCCTCCCAGGACGAGGCCAGCGCGGAGAGCTTCCCGGCCTCCGACGCGCCCTCGGCCTCCGCCAGCGACGAGCGCGACGAGCCGGCGGAACCCGGCCACGCCACCGGCCGGCCCTCGAAGCGGGTCGCCATCACGATGGACGACGGCACCGAGACCGAGATCGACCACGGTGCGGTCGCGATCGCCTCGATCACCAGCTGTACCAACACCTCCAACCCCTCGGTCATGATCGCGGCGGCGCTGCTGGCCAAGAACGCCGTCGAGCGCGGACTGAGCGTCAAGCCCTGGGTCAAGACCTCGCTCGCGCCGGGTTCCAAGGTCGTCACCGACTACTACGACAAGTCCGGGCTCACCCCCTACCTCGAGAAGCTCGGGTTCCACCTCGTCGGCTACGGCTGCGTCACCTGCATCGGGAACTCCGGTCCGCTGCCGGAGGCCGTCTCGGCCGCCGTCCAGGAGAACGACCTCGCCGTCACCGCGGTGCTCTCGGGCAACCGCAACTTCGAGGGCCGGATCAACCCCGACATCAAGATGAACTACCTGGCCTCCCCGCCGCTGGTGATCGCCTACGCGCTCGCCGGGACGATGGACTGGGACATCGACCACGACCCGATCGGCACCGACGAGTCCGGCACCGAGGTGTTCCTCAAGGACATCTGGCCCGACGCGGCCGAGGTCGAGCGGGTCATCGGCGAGGCCATCAGCAAGGACATGTTCGTCAAGGACTACGCCGACGTGTTCGCCGGCGACGAGCGCTGGCAGGGTCTGCCCACGCCCGAGGGCAACACCTTCGACTGGGACGCGGAGTCCACCTACGTCCGCAAGCCCCCGTACTTCGAGGGCATGCAGGCCCAGCCGTCGCCGGTCACCGACATCGCCGGCGCCAAGGTGCTGGCCCTGCTCGGCGACTCGGTCACCACCGACCACATCTCCCCGGCGGGTTCCATCAAGCCGGACAGCCCGGCCGGTGCGTACCTCTCCGACCACGGTGTGCAGCGCCAGGACTTCAACTCCTACGGGTCCCGACGTGGCAACCACGAGGTGATGATCCGGGGGACGTTCGCCAACATCCGGTTGAAGAACCTGTTGCTGGACAACGTCTCCGGTGGGTTCACCCGCGACTTCACCCAGGGTGGGGCGCAGGCCGCGATCTACGACGCCGCGCAGAACTACGCGGCGCAGGGCATCCCGCTCGTCGTCCTCGGCGGCAAGGAGTACGGCTCCGGGTCCTCGCGCGACTGGGCGGCGAAGGGCACCGCGCTGCTGGGCGTGAAGGCCGTCATCACCGAGAGCTTCGAGCGCATCCACCGCTCCAACCTCATCGGCATGGGCGTCATCCCGTTGCAGTTCCCGCAGGGCCAGACCGCGGCCTCGCTCGGGCTGGACGGCACCGAGAGCTTCGACATCGCCGGCATCACCGAACTCAACGAGGGCCGCACGCCCAAGACGGTGAAGGTGACCGCGACGAAGACCGACGGTGGGACGGTCGAGTTCGACGCCGTGGTGCGCATCGACACCCCGGGTGAAGCGGACTACTACCGCAACGGCGGCATCCTGCAGTACGTGCTCCGGTCGCTCACCAACGCCTGA
- a CDS encoding YidH family protein, producing the protein MIGTVSDERFPRSVYGVGDEPDPRFSLANERTFLAWIRTSLALLAAGVALEGLNLALQPGFRFAASVLLIVLGLLTPLQAWRGWARDERAMRLRAPLASPTLASPLTIGAVLAGLLVLAGLVLR; encoded by the coding sequence ATGATCGGGACCGTGAGTGACGAGAGGTTCCCGCGCAGCGTCTACGGCGTCGGTGACGAACCCGATCCGCGGTTCTCGCTGGCCAACGAGCGGACCTTCCTGGCCTGGATCCGCACCTCCCTGGCCCTGCTGGCGGCGGGGGTCGCCCTGGAGGGGCTGAACCTCGCGTTGCAGCCCGGGTTCCGGTTCGCGGCGTCGGTGCTCCTCATCGTCCTCGGGCTGCTCACCCCGCTGCAGGCCTGGCGCGGGTGGGCCCGGGACGAGCGGGCGATGCGGCTCCGCGCGCCCTTGGCCTCCCCGACCCTCGCCTCGCCCCTGACGATCGGCGCGGTGCTCGCCGGGCTGCTCGTCCTCGCCGGCCTGGTCCTGCGGTGA
- a CDS encoding DUF202 domain-containing protein has translation MIFDEGLQPERTALAWRRSALTLLVGSLAGARLLAPQLGVFALVLGVVGCGAGAWTYLAARTRSRRVTARLLSDGHLGEGPHAGVLAATAGYCMLLGVFALVFAVDHGLRGILTSR, from the coding sequence GTGATCTTCGACGAGGGTCTGCAGCCCGAGCGGACGGCGCTCGCCTGGCGACGCAGCGCCCTGACGCTCCTCGTGGGCTCGCTCGCCGGTGCCCGGCTGCTAGCCCCCCAGCTGGGGGTGTTCGCGCTCGTCCTGGGGGTCGTGGGCTGCGGTGCGGGCGCGTGGACCTACCTGGCGGCGCGGACGCGTTCGCGCCGGGTCACCGCCCGGCTGCTGAGCGACGGGCACCTCGGGGAGGGGCCGCACGCCGGGGTGCTCGCCGCGACCGCCGGGTACTGCATGCTCCTCGGCGTGTTCGCGCTGGTCTTCGCCGTCGACCACGGCCTGCGTGGTATCTTGACGTCGAGATAA
- a CDS encoding DUF3159 domain-containing protein, translating into MSPSPPLPSTPPTTVEDLVRTRLSTALGGWRGLLDSAAPALAFLVSWLVTHDLKVSVGASLAVLLVALVARIARRETLQHALGGILTTAVAAFIASRTGRAQDVFLPGILLNLGLAVLFALSMLARWPVVGFLVGAVTEDPTAWRRDKGIVSLCQKLTGLLLAGYVVRAAVQLPLYLSGNTTALAISKLALGWPLLVAGIAIAGLMLLKGNTPLAPSADPEPVAEV; encoded by the coding sequence GTGAGTCCCTCGCCACCTCTCCCGAGCACTCCGCCCACCACCGTCGAGGACCTCGTCCGGACCCGGTTGTCGACGGCCCTGGGTGGGTGGCGAGGCCTGCTCGACTCCGCCGCGCCCGCGCTGGCCTTCCTGGTCAGCTGGCTCGTGACCCACGACCTCAAGGTCTCCGTCGGTGCCTCCCTCGCGGTCCTGCTGGTCGCCCTCGTGGCCCGCATCGCCCGTCGGGAGACCCTCCAGCACGCGCTCGGAGGGATCCTCACCACCGCGGTCGCAGCGTTCATCGCCTCCCGCACGGGACGGGCCCAGGACGTGTTCCTGCCCGGCATCCTGCTCAACCTGGGTCTGGCCGTGTTGTTCGCGCTCTCGATGCTCGCGCGGTGGCCCGTCGTGGGTTTCCTCGTCGGCGCCGTCACCGAGGACCCGACCGCCTGGCGACGTGACAAGGGCATCGTGTCGCTCTGCCAGAAGCTGACCGGGCTGCTGCTCGCCGGCTACGTCGTCCGCGCCGCCGTGCAGCTACCGCTCTACCTGAGCGGGAACACGACGGCGCTGGCGATCAGCAAACTGGCCCTGGGCTGGCCGCTGCTGGTGGCGGGCATCGCGATCGCCGGACTGATGCTGCTCAAGGGGAACACCCCGCTGGCTCCCTCGGCCGATCCGGAACCCGTCGCCGAGGTCTGA
- a CDS encoding DUF3710 domain-containing protein — translation MSLFNRRKGKTDAGLGPDLSEDETVSAAAGVVGDPEAEAAAAADAPAKAVASETFDRTDGPYDESEVDEDDARLVLGGLRLAGREGMELRFEVEEATQRVIAVTIGMNGSTVQLQTFAAPRSAGVWDEIREEIAAAVVAQGGTSEEQDGPLGRELLCRLPVRTEDGRTAHQPTRFAGIDGPRWFLRAVFSGHAGHDAAAAAELEAVVRDVVVVRGGEAMAPRELIPLTLPPQPEQPAADGEAGVEVEGAPGQNGGREELKPFERGPEITEVR, via the coding sequence GTGAGCCTGTTCAACCGCCGCAAGGGCAAGACCGACGCCGGTCTCGGTCCGGACCTCTCCGAGGACGAGACCGTCTCCGCGGCCGCCGGAGTCGTCGGTGACCCCGAGGCCGAGGCGGCCGCCGCCGCCGACGCCCCCGCCAAGGCCGTCGCGAGCGAGACCTTCGACCGGACCGACGGTCCCTACGACGAGTCCGAGGTCGACGAGGACGACGCCCGGCTCGTCCTCGGCGGTCTGCGCCTGGCCGGCCGCGAGGGCATGGAGCTGCGCTTCGAGGTCGAGGAGGCCACCCAGCGCGTCATCGCCGTGACGATCGGGATGAACGGCTCCACGGTCCAGCTGCAGACCTTCGCCGCGCCCCGCAGCGCCGGTGTCTGGGACGAGATCCGCGAGGAGATCGCCGCCGCCGTCGTGGCCCAGGGCGGCACCTCGGAGGAGCAGGACGGCCCGCTGGGCCGCGAACTGCTCTGCCGCCTGCCCGTGCGCACCGAGGACGGCCGCACGGCCCACCAGCCGACCCGGTTCGCCGGCATCGACGGTCCCCGGTGGTTCCTGCGCGCGGTCTTCTCCGGGCACGCCGGTCACGACGCGGCGGCGGCCGCGGAGCTCGAGGCCGTCGTCCGTGACGTCGTCGTCGTCCGCGGCGGGGAGGCCATGGCCCCGCGCGAGCTCATCCCCCTCACGCTGCCGCCCCAGCCGGAGCAGCCGGCGGCCGACGGCGAGGCCGGCGTCGAGGTCGAGGGTGCACCCGGGCAGAACGGTGGGCGCGAAGAGCTCAAGCCGTTCGAGCGCGGACCCGAGATCACCGAGGTGCGCTGA
- a CDS encoding class I SAM-dependent RNA methyltransferase has product MSSPTRARRTRARAPRPEAGPDAAGTEVELEVGPVAHGGHCVARHEGRVVFVRHALPGERVVARITEGVASAKFWRADAVRVLRADPARVEPACPVARPGMCGGCDFQHATPAKQRELKAQVVAEQLHRLAGLDLEVVVEEAPLAGPEGLRWRTRTQFAVDAEGRTGLRGHRSHHVVPVQDCPISTRAVIDSGVLDQRFGNVETVEVAAGSDGAAPLVVITPTPSRHANLPKLPDASVAVRTPEGLHRVSGRTWVGERITVRGQEHAFRVGGAGFWQVHPAAPAVLGEAVLAALEPQPGESALDLYSGAGLFTALLADAVGEEGSVLAVEGEERAVRDARRSLHGQQHVELWAGSVEESLTDVEITSRRVDVVVLDPPRSGAGREAVQGIAALGARAIAYVACDPAALARDTAFLAEHGYVLDGLRAFDLFPQTHHVECVARFVPRG; this is encoded by the coding sequence ATGAGCAGTCCCACCCGAGCCCGTCGGACCCGAGCGCGGGCGCCCCGCCCCGAGGCGGGCCCGGACGCCGCCGGGACCGAGGTCGAGCTCGAGGTCGGCCCGGTCGCCCACGGCGGGCACTGCGTCGCCCGGCACGAGGGGCGGGTCGTCTTCGTCCGCCACGCCCTGCCCGGGGAACGGGTCGTGGCCCGGATCACCGAGGGGGTGGCGAGCGCGAAGTTCTGGCGCGCCGACGCCGTCCGGGTGCTGCGGGCCGACCCCGCGCGGGTCGAACCGGCCTGCCCGGTGGCCCGGCCGGGGATGTGCGGGGGCTGCGACTTCCAGCACGCGACGCCGGCCAAGCAGCGGGAGCTGAAGGCCCAGGTCGTCGCCGAGCAGTTGCACCGCCTCGCCGGCCTCGACCTCGAGGTCGTCGTCGAGGAGGCGCCGCTGGCGGGGCCCGAGGGTCTGCGCTGGCGCACCCGCACCCAGTTCGCCGTCGACGCCGAGGGGCGCACCGGCCTGCGCGGACACCGCTCGCACCACGTCGTGCCCGTGCAGGACTGCCCGATCAGCACCCGGGCCGTGATCGACAGCGGGGTCCTCGACCAGCGCTTCGGCAACGTGGAGACCGTCGAGGTCGCCGCGGGTTCCGACGGGGCGGCACCGCTCGTGGTGATCACCCCGACGCCCTCACGGCACGCCAACCTGCCGAAGCTGCCCGACGCCTCCGTGGCGGTGCGGACCCCCGAGGGGCTGCACCGGGTGTCCGGGCGCACCTGGGTCGGCGAGCGGATCACCGTGCGGGGTCAGGAGCACGCGTTCCGCGTCGGCGGGGCCGGGTTCTGGCAGGTCCACCCCGCGGCCCCGGCCGTGCTGGGCGAGGCCGTGCTCGCCGCGCTCGAACCGCAGCCGGGGGAGAGCGCGCTGGACCTGTACTCCGGGGCGGGCCTGTTCACGGCCCTCCTCGCCGACGCCGTCGGTGAGGAGGGGAGCGTGCTCGCCGTGGAGGGTGAGGAACGCGCCGTGCGCGACGCCCGCCGCTCGCTGCACGGGCAGCAGCACGTCGAGCTGTGGGCCGGTTCCGTCGAGGAGTCGCTGACCGACGTGGAGATCACGTCCCGTCGGGTCGACGTCGTCGTGCTCGACCCGCCGCGCTCGGGCGCGGGTCGCGAGGCGGTGCAGGGGATCGCGGCGCTGGGTGCGCGTGCGATCGCCTACGTCGCCTGCGATCCCGCCGCGCTCGCCCGGGACACCGCGTTCCTGGCCGAGCACGGCTACGTCCTCGACGGGCTCCGCGCCTTCGACCTCTTCCCGCAGACGCACCACGTGGAGTGCGTCGCGCGGTTCGTGCCGCGCGGCTGA